In Capra hircus breed San Clemente chromosome 5, ASM170441v1, whole genome shotgun sequence, the DNA window TCCAGGAGAGGCGTAGTCACATCGAGGGCAGGTGGATGGTGGGAGGCAGAGTGGTTTTCCGAGGACAGAACGGCAGAGCTGAGCGCTAAGGGGTGCAgggtggtggcaggtgggagaggccACGGCAGGCAGAAGGCATGTGGTGAGTGGAGATGAGGCTCCTTTGAGAAGGGAATTGAATGAGGAGGGCGGTGAGTCTGGGGCACATCGCAGGAGGCTGAGAGGACCCTGGGGAACAGGAACCCTTTGGTCAAGTACACGGGGCCAGAGCTGCCTTGGGAGGGTCTCACGGCAGTGCAGAGGGGGCTGGGGTGAGCACGGAGCAGGGACAGTCCAGATAGTGTCCTCAGAAGACCCAGGACCCCGGCGAGGTCCCAGCCCCTCTCTGGCCTCGTCTCCCTAGTGTCAGGAGGCCGTCCTGCTGGTACTGAGAATCTGCCTCTTCTGGGGGCTCCTGAATCTCTACCATCCTCAAGGCCTTCCTTCCATCTGCACCTTCTGGAGCACCTTGACTCCCAAAGATACAAATGCCCTTTCTCTTCCCAGAACGGGAGTGCTGGACTCCGGCTGCCAGACAGCGTGGCCACCCTGGGTGGTGGAAGCTGCCCACAGAAGGGGCCGTGGGGCAGCAGCTGCCCTCAGCTCCTGGAGGGGTGAGTGTCGGGCAGGGGATCCCTGGGTGGTGGGAGGGTGGCCCCCTCTTGCACACCAGAGGTTTGGAGGAGGTGGCCTGGGTCTGGGCCTCAGTTTGAAGACATCCATGGAGGCTGGTGGCGCTAAAGCAGGAGGCATCCCAGGTTAGCGAGGGTCAGACCTCAGACTTGACTGGAGGCAGGAGACTAGAGCAGATGACCCCCCTTCACCCTGCTGCCCAGGGAGACCACACTGCCTTGGCTCCACTGGGTGGCAGAGGGTCTGTGAACCTTCATGGCCTCAGCATCAGAGCCACCAGCTTGCCACTAACCCTCACGTGAGAGATGACTGAACCCAGGCTGGACTCTGACCTGGGGCCTGAAGCTGGGTGATAGCAAGGAGCGGAGGGTGGGAGGGGTCCTTAACCTTGAATGAGAGCACGGAAGCTGGAGGGCCAGACCCATGGGGAGGCTGAGGAGCATCTGATTTCCTGCTCTGGGCCTGCTCCCCAACACTGCCCTGCTCTGAGTTTTCTGTGGGTGTGGCCAGGCCTCTCGTCCCACTACCCCCTCTGCCATGAGCTGAGACGTCTGTCCAAGGAGGTCCCAGCATCTCACCCCTGTTCTTCCCACAGGGTGTTCCCTGTAGACTGCAGGCACAGCGAGGTGTCACCTCTCACCACAGAGGACCCTAAAGATGCCTGTGACTCATCATCAGAGCCTGACATGACTCTGACCGCCTCGGACCTTCCCACGGAGCAGCCCCCCAGCCCCTCGACAGAGCTGGCTGCCCCCTCAAGCAGGCCTGAGAGCCAGGCTTCTGGCTTTGACTTCAACGGTCCCTATCTGGGGCCGCCCCACAGCCGCTCCCTGTCTGACCTCATGGGCCAGAAGGTGCCCCCACAGACAGGCATGAGCAGGAATCCACAGTCCTCGGGGTCCCTGGAGTACCTGTGTCTGCCCGCAGGGGGGCAGGTGCAGCTGGTCCCGCTGGCCCAGGTGAAGGGGCAGGGCAAGGCTGGGGATGGGGATACAAAGTCCAGCCCAGGGGCCCAGAGGAGCCATTCCCTGGAGTCAGGGGTGGGCCTTGCCCCTCCAGAGCCTGGGCTGATGGAGGATGGTCAAGACCAGAAGGATAGGGCCCCCACAGTTCTGCCCACTGGCTGGCCTGAGGATGGCACCATAGCCTCTGGTTATGTCCCCACTCCAGATCTGATATTCACCCCACCCACTggggccccatctccctcccaggCTGCCCCTCCGAACCTCCCCTCAGACCAGAACCCCACTTTCCACCCTGGACTGGCTAATGGGCCCCCTGTAGCCTCAGCCCCCCGGAAACCAGAGTTCGAGGGCTATGTGGAGCTCCCTCCAGCCACAGGCCAGTTTCCCCAGTCCCCTCTAGCCAGCCCTGCCCCTCCTAGAGTCAGCAGCCCTGTCCTGAACCCAGGCCTGCACCGGGCAGAtgtgccccccacctcccctaCCCCTGAGGGTCTCCTTGTCCTGCAGCAGGTGGGTGACTACTGCTTCCTTCCTGGCCCTCTCTCCCCCCAGAGTAAGCCCACTTCCCCAGGACCGTGTCCTGAGATCAGGGACCTCAACCAGGTGGTCCAGGCTAAGAAGCCTCCAGCTCAGGCCTTTCCCCAGGTGCCAGCCATTCAGCTCTTCAAAGCCCTGAAACAGCAGGACTACTTGTCACTGCCCCCTTGGGACATCAGCAGGCCTGGGCAGGTGTGCTGAGTCTCTGTAGACCTGGAGGGAGGGGAACAGAGGAAAGGGCctgcctttcctcctgccctgccTGGCGCTCCTGCCACCCCTGCTCCCTTCCCTGGTCCTTTCTGCAAAGCCATGGAGAAGCTTCCATGTTGTAATAGATGCAGACCAGAAAAATAAGTTAACCATCTACCTCCCTCCTTGACCTTCAGGAAGGTCaagcttctctccctcccttcctctctgccacacacacacacacacacacacacacacacacacacagttctttgaaattaatttattttaagttCTGAATTATTggaactttatatatatacacaccagagagggaaatggcaacccactccagtactcttgcctagagaatcctgtggacagaggagcctggtggactgctgtccatagggtcatacagagtcggacacgactgaagcgacttagcgtgcccgcatgcattggagaagggaatggcaacccactccagtattcttgcctggagaatcccagggacggaagagcctggtgggctgccgtctgtggggtcgcacagaatcagacacgactgaagcaacttagcagcagcagcagcagcatatatacacacactcatttcatatgtctccttttcctttttactaAGTTTCCCTGCTTTTGCTAttgtcttcttcctctttccaCTGATTTATCACTAGAATTAGTTTGAGGTCTGGGCTAAGCCCATTCTGAAGTTCATCCTGTCTCCATCAGAGCCTTTTCTGATGTTGACACGTCTGGTTTCGTGGAGGATTTCTGTCTGTCCCTGGCAGGCATGAATGTGCACAAGATTCCAGCCTGGAGGCAGGAGGCTGGAGGCAGTGTGGAGGCTTGGGGGTTTCAGACTTGGAAGAGCAGCCCTGGACACAGCAAGCATCTGTCACCCCAGGGGTGGTAGCAAAGCACCAGCCTCAACTGTCACTCCAAGAATTGTCACTTCCCGTGGACTTGGCATGGGAGGCACTGTCCTGAACTCATGGGAAACACTGCTAGTCTCTTCGAGGTGACTGGGGAGCTTCGGGGGACCCCCTAGTCCCTGCATCTGAGCAGTGGGCAGTGCAGGTTGCTGGCTGAAGTGATCTCCTTCCTATACTTAGGCTAGTGGGGCCGGGGAAAGTTTGAGAGGGGAGCAGAGTTCAAAAACCGggtagaaaattcagaaagaattgCTCaacaagggaaaaaggaaaacgaCCCAAGGGCATGGACACTTGAGCTTATAGCCCAGACCTCCCTGCTGCCCTCCCTCCAGAAAGATCTTACCACTCCCACCCCACCAGCCACCTACGAGAGGCTTTTGGTCTGTGATTGGCCTACATTGAGGATCATGGTTCTTTTAAATCTTTGCCTTTCTAATATGCAAAAGATAGCATTAAATTGTTTCAATTTGCATTATTTCGAAACTGTCATGTTTGCacatattttcctatttcttggaCATTTGTAATTTCCCCCCGCCCCGAGCTAAACTCATTAAGATCTCATTGTGTCAGATGTCCACTTTTTTCTAAGTAAACTTTACGAAGTATTTAGCTCTGGCTGGCCTTT includes these proteins:
- the CSF2RB gene encoding cytokine receptor common subunit beta isoform X2, translating into MQPPTPKDLSVTTTRESLLLSWRIAHEGFQSHWLSSLEFEVAYKRLQDSWEDAHTIHSTSPQAILELKYLLPSSTYVARVCTRLAPGSGLSGRPSQWSQEVSWNSQPGDKAQPQNLQCFFDGAALLTCTWEVRSEVTRSVSFTLFYKTGPDAREEECSPVQKETGSPYIRHRCQIPVPDPRNYSQYLVSVRPKMEEKLIKSSDNIQMAPPTLNVTKGRDGYILHWKEEKMSYSHIACIFQVQYKKEGASWEDTKTEDFQNAHTMSLPPLEPASRYQARVRVKPDPGNYDGIWSEWSEARSWDTDWVLPMWVLALILIISTLILLPVLHFCGVYGYRLNRKWEEKIPNPSKSHLFQNGSAGLRLPDSVATLGGGSCPQKGPWGSSCPQLLEGVFPVDCRHSEVSPLTTEDPKDACDSSSEPDMTLTASDLPTEQPPSPSTELAAPSSRPESQASGFDFNGPYLGPPHSRSLSDLMGQKVPPQTGMSRNPQSSGSLEYLCLPAGGQVQLVPLAQVKGQGKAGDGDTKSSPGAQRSHSLESGVGLAPPEPGLMEDGQDQKDRAPTVLPTGWPEDGTIASGYVPTPDLIFTPPTGAPSPSQAAPPNLPSDQNPTFHPGLANGPPVASAPRKPEFEGYVELPPATGQFPQSPLASPAPPRVSSPVLNPGLHRADVPPTSPTPEGLLVLQQVGDYCFLPGPLSPQSKPTSPGPCPEIRDLNQVVQAKKPPAQAFPQVPAIQLFKALKQQDYLSLPPWDISRPGQVC